AAGCTATCTGTACAAAGGCGGCCCGCTGCCGATTCCTGTCGAAGCGGGCGATGTCAATAACAGTAACTCGACTAATTTACTTGATGCCACCTATTTGGTAAGTTTCCTGTATAAAGGCGGTCCTGCTCCGACCTGTCCATAGGTTTACCCCGTTGATACAATTAAAAAAGGACAGCTATAACAGCTGTCCTTTTTTATAAAAAATAATAATGTCGCTGCTACATCATATCATAAGGATCAATGTCGATCGTCAACCTGATCGAAGACGGCAGGCCGTAGTTAGCTTCGGCCTGTTCCCAGGTCCCGAGAAAACCAATAAATTTCAAAATCGACTTGGTCTTCACGAACATGTGGCGGCGGTACATTCCGCGCAGACGATACAGCGGGCACGGCGCCGGCCCGAGGATTTGAACCTTGAGACCGACCTCACTCAGTCTGGCCTCAAGCCTATCCTTGAATCCAAGCGACTGTTTTATGGCGGCATCTTCCTTCACTGATGCGAACCTGAAATTGATAATATGCGAAAACGGCGGATACAACAACTCCCGACGTGATTGAATCTCCCGGGCATAAAATGATTCGTAGTCCTGCCGTGCGGCATCATCGATAAGGTCAAGTTCCGGCCTGAATGTCTGGATAACCACCTCACCCGGAATGATCCCGCGTCCGGATCGGCCCGCCACCTGTATTAATTTCGCAAAGAGTTTTTCCGAGGCCCGGAAATCCGGCATATCCATCCCGATATCAGCCATCAAGACACCGACCAGCGAAACGTCCGGGAAATCGATCCCCTTCGTAACCATCTGCGTCCCGAGTAACAGGTTGTACTTCTTTGATGCAAAGTCGGATAATATCAAATGCGCCCTCTCGCGGCCGGAAGCACTGTCCGAGTCGAGCCGAACGACCCTCGCCTGTTTGACCAGCTCTCCGATCTGATCCTCGATTTTCTGCGTTCCTGTCCCCAGATATACAAAATGATCCCCGCCGCATCCGGCGCAGATATTATACCCCGCGTTGATATAGCCGCAGAAATGACACATCAACCGATTTCCCGATTTATGATAGGTCAGGCTGATATTGCAGTGCGGACATTCGGGCGTGTGGCCGCAGTCGGTGCATTTTATTCTGGGCGAGAATCCCCGGCGGTTAAGGTACAAAATGACCTGCTGGTCCTTATCCAGCGACTCCCTGATCATTCTCAGCAACGGGTGCGTAAAAAAGGGATTGTCCCTGACCGGCGGTTCTTCGCGCAAATCAATCAGCCGCACCAGCGGTATCGCTGCCTCTTCCGGGCGACGGGTCAGTTTCAGAAGGCGGTAGCGGCCCTGCTCGGCATTGTAAAAGGATTCCACCGAGGGTGACGCCGAACCCAGCACGACCGGTACTCCGGCAAGCTTGGCCCGCATCACGGCTGCATCCCGCGCCTGGAACCTCGGCGCCGGATCATCCTGCTTATACGACTCATCATGTTCTTCATCGACAATGATCAAGCCCAGATCGGGCAGCGGTGCAAAGATGGCCGACCTTGCGCCGATAACTATCCGGTACTTGCCGCCCTTGATATTCTGCCAGACCAGCACTCTCTCCCTTGCACCCAGGGCCGAATGAAGCAGGGCGATTTCGTTGCCGAAAAAGCTCTTGAAATAACTCAAAAGCGTCCCGGCCAAGGCTATTTCAGGCACCAGAACGAGAACCGTCTGCTTCCGTTCAAGGATCTTTCGGGCAGCATGACAGTACACCAGAGTTTTGCCTGATCCGGTGATTCCATACAGCAGAAACGGGTCAAACTTGCCGGATGCCGCCGTAATCGCTTCGATGGCCGCCGTTTGCTCGTCGGTCGGTTTTATTTTTTCGATATCCGGGCGCGGCTTGAAATACGCAAAAAGATCCGGCATCCCATAAACAGGTTTAACGGCTCCGCAATCAAGAAGCTTTTTAAAACGATACTCGCTGATTCCGGATGAAATAATATCGGACTTGTTCAACAAATGATCCGAAGCACTGATCTTATCAAGATACCCGGAGACATCTTTCTCCGCTGACAGAGCACTATCTATTTTATATCCCAGCAAAAGTCCGGAAATGACCCCAGACTCATCCACCCAGCTTGGCCTAATTCCACCCTTATCAAGCAGTTTCTCAGCTGCACCGGGCACCATTTTTTCCAGCAGGGTAATATCACGAGGCCGCAGGGATGATTTCTTTTTTAATGATTCCCTTATTTTTTCGGGAATCTGCAATTCATCAGCCGCCTCAATAAAATATTCGGTAATGATATAATTCGGCTTCTTTATTTTTCGCATATCGGGCGGAAGCGCCGCATTGAAGACATCGGCCGAATTAACATAATAATACGAGGCCATCCATTTGAGGAACTTGATAAGCTTATCATCGAAGAGAGGCTGGGGATCAAGAATCTCCGTTACATTTCTTAGCTTCGCTTCCGGTTTTTTTGTCGCCGTTTCGATAAAATACCCGATGGCGCGGCGGCGCCCGAAAGGGACTATGACTCTTTGCCCCGGCTGAAGCGGTCTTTGCGCCTGTTCCGGTTCCAAATAGGTAAACAACCGGTTGGGAGTAT
The candidate division Zixibacteria bacterium HGW-Zixibacteria-1 genome window above contains:
- the priA gene encoding primosomal protein N', coding for MTKQLLNIAVPNTPNRLFTYLEPEQAQRPLQPGQRVIVPFGRRRAIGYFIETATKKPEAKLRNVTEILDPQPLFDDKLIKFLKWMASYYYVNSADVFNAALPPDMRKIKKPNYIITEYFIEAADELQIPEKIRESLKKKSSLRPRDITLLEKMVPGAAEKLLDKGGIRPSWVDESGVISGLLLGYKIDSALSAEKDVSGYLDKISASDHLLNKSDIISSGISEYRFKKLLDCGAVKPVYGMPDLFAYFKPRPDIEKIKPTDEQTAAIEAITAASGKFDPFLLYGITGSGKTLVYCHAARKILERKQTVLVLVPEIALAGTLLSYFKSFFGNEIALLHSALGARERVLVWQNIKGGKYRIVIGARSAIFAPLPDLGLIIVDEEHDESYKQDDPAPRFQARDAAVMRAKLAGVPVVLGSASPSVESFYNAEQGRYRLLKLTRRPEEAAIPLVRLIDLREEPPVRDNPFFTHPLLRMIRESLDKDQQVILYLNRRGFSPRIKCTDCGHTPECPHCNISLTYHKSGNRLMCHFCGYINAGYNICAGCGGDHFVYLGTGTQKIEDQIGELVKQARVVRLDSDSASGRERAHLILSDFASKKYNLLLGTQMVTKGIDFPDVSLVGVLMADIGMDMPDFRASEKLFAKLIQVAGRSGRGIIPGEVVIQTFRPELDLIDDAARQDYESFYAREIQSRRELLYPPFSHIINFRFASVKEDAAIKQSLGFKDRLEARLSEVGLKVQILGPAPCPLYRLRGMYRRHMFVKTKSILKFIGFLGTWEQAEANYGLPSSIRLTIDIDPYDMM